In one window of Leptospira fainei serovar Hurstbridge str. BUT 6 DNA:
- a CDS encoding HigA family addiction module antitoxin has protein sequence MAGKIKNIHPGDVLGEEFLKPMQISVYRLSKETGLSQTRIGQIIRGERSVTAETALKLGKFFQIEPEFWLNLQNYYDLEEAGKQFKKELDSIHNIKELGLISA, from the coding sequence ATGGCAGGTAAAATAAAAAACATTCATCCTGGAGATGTATTGGGAGAAGAGTTTCTTAAACCGATGCAAATATCAGTGTATAGATTATCAAAAGAGACAGGTCTTTCCCAGACTAGAATTGGACAAATTATTCGTGGAGAAAGGTCGGTTACTGCGGAGACTGCTCTGAAATTGGGAAAATTCTTTCAGATAGAACCAGAATTTTGGCTTAATCTTCAAAATTATTATGATTTAGAAGAAGCGGGGAAGCAGTTCAAAAAAGAATTAGATTCGATTCACAACATTAAAGAGTTAGGGTTAATTTCGGCATAG